One Palaemon carinicauda isolate YSFRI2023 chromosome 4, ASM3689809v2, whole genome shotgun sequence DNA segment encodes these proteins:
- the LOC137639495 gene encoding uncharacterized protein produces the protein MLNKEALELVKDPFPRVLQQALPGRESDRGVETGHRPLGLQEVYQQDGLQNGHSEVGAGSLEGRGLHDVPGPQGCIFPNPCPPLQQEVTQSKVEFQVSAVQDPLLRPVNGPSGVHKGVRHSVSLGTQKGHPVNRYLDDWLLISASEAVLKDQGVELLRSCRDLGITINMEKSQLVPSDRMTYLGMVLDSKLGKAFPSAERLEKLDQVLLPFLTDIPRRAKDWQRLIGHLVSLEKLVPQGRLKLREVQWNLKELWSPGETPHRVVSVSSETKEALKWWSDRVNTQKGIPFATAPPEMLLLTDASKEGWGAHLQEETAKGKWSQEEKTLHINVLELLAVQKACMRFVHRLQGNTAAPMYDNATVVAYVKNQGGLKSRELCDLTAEILDWAEKEHIELTARFIPGKKNVLADGLSRVGQVVGSEWSLHPEVARTLLGKWGSPEIDLFATRINTQLPVFCSPVPDPTAAFEDTFQHPWDSLDA, from the coding sequence atgctgAACAAGGAAGCCCTGGAACTAGTGAAGGACCCAttccccagggttctacagcaggctcttcctggtagagaaagcgacaggggggtggagaccggtcatcgacctctcggccttCAAGAAGTTTAtcagcaagacggacttcaaaatggacactccgaagtcggtgctggcagccttgagggaaggggacttcatgatgtccctggacctcaaggatgcatatttccaaatccctgtccacccctccagcaggaagttacTCAGAGTAAAGTGGAGTTCCAAGTctctgcagttcaagaccctttgcttcggcctgtcaacggcccctcaggtgttcacaaggGTGTTCGCCACAGTGTCAGCCTGGGCACACAAAAAGGGCACCCGGTTAAtcgctacctggatgactggttgcttatttcagcctcagaggcagtttTGAAGGATCAAGGCGTGGAGTTGTTGCGGTCCTGCAGGGACTTGGGAATCACcatcaatatggaaaagtcgcagtTAGTCCCCTCTGACAGAATGacttacctggggatggtcctagactcaaAGTTGGGGAAAGCATTCCCCTCCGCAGAGAGGCTCGAGAAGTTGGATCAGGTCCTTCTCCCCTTCCTAACAGACAttcccaggagagccaaggattggcagagactgataggccacctagtATCACTGGAGAAGTTGGTTCCCCAAGGAAGACTCAAGCTGAGAgaggttcagtggaacctaaaggaaCTCTGGTCCCCGGGGGAGACTCCGCACAGAGTGGTCAGCGTGTCATCGGAGACAAAAGAGGCGTTGAAGTGGTGGTCCGACAGGGTGAACACTCAAAAAGGGATCCCTTTCGCGACCGcccctccggagatgttgctcCTCACAGACGcatcgaaagaggggtggggagctcatctccAGGAAGAAACAGCAAAAGGCAAGTGGTCCCAGGAGGAGAAGACCTTACACATAAACGTGCTTGAGTTGTTAGCGGTCCAAAAAGCTTGCATGAGGTTCGTTCATCGTCTCCAAGGAAACACTGCGGCCCCCATGTACGACAACGCCACCGTAGTAGCCTACGTGAAGAATCAAGGAGGGCTCAAGTcaagggaactgtgcgacctcacggcagagatcctggattgggccgagaAAGAACACATAGAGCTgacggccaggttcattccggggaaaaagAACGtgttagccgacggcctcagcagggtaggtcaagTGGTAGGctcggaatggtccctacacccagaggTAGCCCGGACACTCCTAGGAAAATGGGGGTCCCCAGAGATTGATCTGTTCGCCACAAGGATCAACACCCAGCTCCCAGTtttctgctctccagtcccggatcctACAGCAGCATTCGAGGACACCTTTCAGCATCCATGGGACAGTCTCGACGCATAA